Proteins encoded in a region of the Ancylobacter sp. SL191 genome:
- a CDS encoding phytoene/squalene synthase family protein → MSETNTDYCAALVRGFDRDRYIADLFAPAELRGALFALHAFNIEVARVREAISNPMAGEVRLQWWSDALIGEARGDVRANPVAGALLEAVERHHLPRETFFALLDARIFDLYDDPMPSVNDLEGYAGETSSALIRLAGIILTGTADRRSADAAGHAGVAYAVTGLLRAFPFHARRGQCYVPLDILAAHGLGRDDAVSGTATPALRAALGDLRALALKHYERALASLAGTDPALLPAFLPLVLVPGDLKRMERAHDPFTEVPAMPPMMRIWRLWRGAGALRRAL, encoded by the coding sequence ATGAGCGAGACGAACACCGATTATTGCGCGGCGCTGGTGCGCGGTTTCGACCGCGACCGCTACATCGCCGACCTGTTCGCGCCGGCCGAGCTGCGCGGCGCGCTGTTCGCCCTGCACGCCTTCAACATCGAGGTCGCCCGCGTGCGCGAGGCGATCAGCAACCCGATGGCCGGTGAGGTACGCCTGCAATGGTGGAGCGACGCGCTGATCGGCGAGGCGCGCGGTGATGTGCGGGCGAACCCGGTGGCGGGCGCGCTGCTGGAGGCTGTCGAGCGCCACCATCTGCCGCGCGAGACCTTCTTCGCCCTGCTCGATGCCCGCATCTTCGATCTCTATGACGACCCGATGCCGTCGGTGAACGACCTCGAAGGCTATGCGGGGGAGACATCCTCCGCCCTGATCCGTCTCGCCGGCATCATTCTCACCGGCACCGCCGACCGGCGCTCGGCCGATGCGGCCGGCCATGCGGGCGTGGCCTATGCCGTGACCGGCCTGTTGCGGGCGTTTCCGTTCCACGCCCGGCGCGGCCAGTGCTATGTGCCGCTCGATATCCTCGCCGCCCATGGCCTTGGCCGGGATGACGCGGTGTCGGGCACCGCCACGCCGGCGCTGAGGGCGGCGCTGGGCGATCTGCGCGCCCTGGCGCTCAAGCATTACGAACGGGCGCTGGCGAGCCTTGCCGGCACCGATCCGGCGCTTCTGCCGGCCTTCCTGCCTCTGGTGCTGGTGCCCGGCGATCTGAAGCGCATGGAACGGGCGCATGACCCCTTCACAGAAGTGCCGGCAATGCCGCCTATGATGCGCATCTGGCGCCTGTGGAGAGGGGCGGGCGCCCTGCGCCGCGCGCTGTAA
- a CDS encoding phosphomannomutase/phosphoglucomutase yields MFPLPQASLKPNTYAYETVPLVKPTGFREYDARWLFGSELNLMGVQALGLGLGTLIHEMGIRPEVVTGHDFRGYSSSIKQALTLGLMAAGIKVHDIGLALSPMAYFAQFALDIPCVAMVTASHNDNGWTGVKMGVNRPMTFGPDEMSRLKEIVLSGAGKPREGGSYVYVENFPEIYIKDLTDRPKLKNKIKAVVACGNGTAGAFAPRILEALGVEVVPLDTELDHSFPKYNPNPEDMEMLHAMRDAVLASGADVGLGFDGDGDRCGVVDDHGEEIFADKVGVMLARDLSAIYPEAQFVVDVKSTGLFVTDPVLIANGAKTDYWKTGHSYMKRRVNESGALVGFEKSGHYFFNKPIGRGYDDGLVSAIAILDMLDRNPGKKLSALRDALPKTWSSPTMSPHCADEKKYGVVAAVVKHFEDLAASGGTIDGQAIRDIVTVNGVRVTAEDGSWGLVRASSNKPELVVVVESPVSEARMYDMFKLVDGVLRTHPEVGAYNQSL; encoded by the coding sequence ATGTTTCCGTTGCCCCAGGCTTCGCTCAAGCCCAACACCTACGCCTATGAGACCGTGCCGCTCGTCAAGCCGACGGGCTTTCGCGAATATGATGCGCGCTGGCTTTTCGGCAGCGAGCTCAACCTCATGGGGGTGCAAGCGCTTGGCCTCGGCCTCGGCACGCTGATCCACGAGATGGGGATCCGGCCCGAGGTGGTGACGGGCCATGATTTCCGTGGCTATTCCTCCTCGATCAAGCAGGCGCTGACGCTCGGCCTGATGGCGGCGGGCATCAAGGTCCACGATATCGGCCTTGCCCTGTCGCCCATGGCCTATTTTGCCCAGTTCGCGCTCGATATCCCCTGCGTCGCCATGGTCACCGCCTCGCATAATGACAATGGCTGGACCGGCGTGAAGATGGGCGTGAACCGCCCGATGACCTTCGGCCCGGACGAGATGAGCCGGCTCAAGGAAATCGTGCTCAGCGGGGCCGGCAAGCCGCGCGAAGGCGGCAGCTACGTCTATGTCGAGAATTTCCCGGAGATCTACATCAAGGATCTCACCGACCGGCCGAAGCTGAAGAACAAGATCAAGGCCGTGGTCGCCTGCGGCAACGGCACGGCCGGCGCGTTCGCGCCCCGCATTCTGGAGGCGCTGGGCGTCGAGGTGGTGCCGCTCGACACTGAGCTCGACCACAGCTTCCCGAAGTACAACCCGAACCCGGAAGACATGGAGATGCTGCACGCCATGCGCGATGCGGTGCTCGCCTCCGGTGCGGATGTCGGTCTCGGCTTCGACGGCGACGGCGACCGCTGTGGCGTGGTCGACGACCATGGCGAGGAGATCTTCGCCGACAAGGTGGGTGTCATGCTCGCCCGCGACCTCTCCGCCATCTACCCGGAAGCGCAGTTCGTGGTGGATGTGAAGTCCACCGGCCTGTTCGTTACCGACCCGGTGCTGATCGCCAATGGCGCCAAGACCGACTACTGGAAGACCGGCCATTCCTACATGAAGCGCCGTGTCAACGAGAGCGGCGCGCTGGTCGGCTTCGAGAAGTCCGGCCACTACTTCTTCAACAAGCCGATCGGGCGCGGCTATGATGACGGGCTCGTCTCGGCCATCGCCATTCTCGACATGCTCGACCGCAACCCCGGCAAGAAGCTGTCGGCGCTGCGCGACGCGCTGCCCAAGACCTGGTCCTCGCCGACCATGTCGCCGCATTGCGCGGACGAGAAGAAGTACGGCGTGGTTGCCGCCGTGGTGAAGCATTTCGAGGATCTGGCCGCCAGCGGCGGCACGATCGACGGCCAGGCGATCCGCGACATCGTCACCGTCAATGGCGTGCGCGTGACGGCGGAAGACGGTTCCTGGGGTCTGGTGCGCGCCTCCTCCAACAAGCCGGAGCTGGTCGTGGTGGTCGAGAGCCCGGTCTCCGAGGCCCGCATGTACGACATGTTCAAGCTGGTGGACGGCGTGCTGCGCACCCACCCGGAAGTCGGCGCCTATAACCAGAGCCTCTGA
- the kdsA gene encoding 3-deoxy-8-phosphooctulonate synthase, which produces MSGVSANAIVTLGEVRFGNDLPIALIAGPCQMESREHALECAAAIKEIATRRGIGVVFKTSFDKANRTSIKGARGMGMKAALPIFAEIRERYGMPVLTDVHDDDQCAPVAEVVDVLQIPAFLCRQTDLLIAAAATGKVVNVKKGQFLAPWDMKNVVAKLTDSGNPNVLVTERGASFGYNTLVTDMRSLPIMAEQTGAPVIFDATHSVQQPGGQGTSSGGQREFVPVLARAAVAVGVAGLFIETHPDPDKAPSDGPNMVPLNQFEALIARLQAFDAVAKGHGA; this is translated from the coding sequence ATGAGCGGCGTTTCCGCCAATGCCATCGTCACCCTCGGCGAGGTGCGCTTCGGCAATGATCTGCCGATCGCGCTGATCGCCGGCCCGTGCCAGATGGAGAGCCGCGAGCACGCGCTGGAATGCGCCGCCGCGATCAAGGAGATCGCCACGCGCCGGGGCATCGGCGTGGTGTTCAAGACCTCCTTCGACAAGGCCAACCGCACCTCGATCAAGGGCGCGCGCGGCATGGGCATGAAGGCGGCGCTGCCGATCTTTGCCGAGATTCGCGAGCGCTACGGCATGCCGGTGCTGACCGACGTGCATGATGACGACCAGTGCGCCCCGGTGGCGGAAGTGGTCGACGTGCTGCAGATTCCCGCCTTCCTGTGCCGCCAGACCGACCTGCTCATCGCCGCCGCCGCGACCGGCAAGGTGGTGAATGTGAAGAAGGGCCAGTTCCTCGCCCCCTGGGACATGAAGAACGTGGTCGCCAAGCTCACCGATTCGGGCAACCCGAACGTGCTGGTGACCGAGCGCGGCGCCTCCTTCGGCTACAACACGCTGGTCACCGACATGCGCTCGCTTCCCATCATGGCCGAGCAGACCGGCGCGCCGGTGATCTTCGACGCCACCCACTCCGTGCAGCAGCCCGGCGGCCAGGGCACCTCCTCGGGCGGGCAGCGCGAATTCGTGCCGGTGCTGGCGCGGGCGGCGGTGGCGGTCGGCGTCGCCGGCCTGTTCATCGAGACCCACCCGGACCCGGACAAGGCGCCCTCCGACGGGCCGAACATGGTGCCGCTGAACCAGTTCGAGGCGCTGATCGCCCGGCTTCAGGCGTTTGACGCGGTGGCGAAGGGCCACGGCGCCTGA
- a CDS encoding KpsF/GutQ family sugar-phosphate isomerase yields the protein MVQTEPTPAVPTSLRDEPLRDSVRRTLVIEARGLAALTEAMDGALGDGMERAIRAIEAARGRVIVTGMGKSGHIGRKLAATLASTGTPSLFMHAAEASHGDLGMVTPDDVLLALSWSGETAELSDIVHYARRFAVPLIAITCNAESTLGRAADVVLALPKVEEACPNGLAPTTSTLLQLAAGDALAVTLLERRGFSASDFRVFHPGGKLGARLLKVADLMHGEDSVPLVARGTPMSTALIEITGKRFGCCGVVDANGRLVGIVTDGDLRRHMSGDLLSHPVETVMTASPLTVAPDELASAALGRMSRTQITVLFAVREGVPVGILHIHDLLRAGVI from the coding sequence ATGGTCCAGACGGAGCCAACCCCCGCCGTTCCGACGTCCCTCCGGGACGAGCCGCTGCGCGACAGCGTCCGGCGTACCCTCGTGATCGAGGCCAGGGGCCTCGCCGCCCTGACCGAGGCCATGGATGGCGCGCTGGGCGACGGTATGGAACGCGCGATCCGCGCCATCGAGGCCGCGCGCGGGCGCGTCATCGTCACCGGCATGGGCAAGAGCGGGCATATCGGCCGCAAGCTCGCCGCGACTCTCGCCTCCACCGGCACACCGTCCCTGTTCATGCACGCCGCCGAGGCGAGCCATGGCGATCTCGGCATGGTGACGCCGGACGACGTTCTGCTCGCCCTCTCCTGGTCCGGCGAGACCGCCGAGCTGAGCGACATCGTGCATTATGCGCGCCGCTTCGCGGTGCCGCTGATCGCCATCACCTGCAATGCCGAGAGCACCCTCGGGCGCGCCGCCGATGTCGTGCTGGCGCTGCCCAAGGTCGAGGAAGCCTGCCCGAACGGGCTCGCGCCCACCACCTCCACCCTGCTCCAGCTCGCCGCCGGCGACGCGCTGGCGGTCACGCTGCTGGAGCGGCGCGGCTTCTCGGCGTCCGATTTCCGCGTCTTCCACCCCGGCGGGAAGCTGGGGGCACGCCTGCTCAAGGTCGCCGACCTCATGCATGGCGAGGACAGCGTCCCGCTGGTCGCGCGCGGCACGCCGATGAGCACCGCGCTGATCGAAATCACCGGCAAGCGCTTCGGCTGCTGCGGCGTCGTCGACGCCAATGGCCGCCTCGTCGGCATCGTGACCGACGGTGACCTGCGCCGCCACATGAGCGGCGACCTGCTGAGCCATCCGGTCGAGACGGTGATGACCGCCTCCCCGCTCACCGTCGCGCCGGATGAGCTGGCCAGCGCCGCGCTGGGCCGCATGAGCCGCACACAGATCACCGTGCTCTTCGCGGTGCGCGAGGGCGTGCCGGTCGGCATCCTGCACATTCACGATCTCCTGCGCGCCGGCGTCATCTGA